A stretch of Salvelinus alpinus chromosome 4, SLU_Salpinus.1, whole genome shotgun sequence DNA encodes these proteins:
- the LOC139573469 gene encoding G protein-activated inward rectifier potassium channel 4-like isoform X1, whose amino-acid sequence MAAIMGLSNPVRKEGTGQSSCRRVEPSTVVEPSKKAYCLGPETATVAQSFEAMNCFKRRFGQDVEKQDQKLSKPRWDTPKNKVPTDRTMVVGGRQGGGGKGSNRSGRTLRKRRQRYVEKDGKCNVHHGNVREKYRYMTDIFTTLVDLKWRFNLLVFTLVYTTTWVFFGLIWWLIAYIRGDLDHTDDGDWIPCVNNLNGFVSAFLFSIETETTIGYGYRVITDKCPEGILLLLVQAILGSIVNAFMVGCMFVKISQPKKRAETLMFSHKAVISVRDSKLCLMFRVGDLRNSHIVEASIRAKLIRSKQTKEGEFIPLNQTDINVGFDTGDDRLFLVSPLIICHEFNEGSPFWEISQEQLEREEFEVVVILEGMVEATGMTCQARSSYLDSEVMWGERFTPVLSLEEGFYEVDYESFHHTYPTPTPTCSAQELAKKGEAIPLPPQSPPPVLELPPPRPEKEEDRGEEEVGAEELGDGEGDNVSNGDANRMDDGHE is encoded by the exons ATGGCAGCGATCATGGGACTCTCAAATCCAGTTCGGAAAGAAG GTACTGGTCAGAGTTCGTGCAGACGTGTCGAACCAAGCACTGTTGTAGAACCGAG CAAGAAAGCGTACTGTTTGGGGCCAGAAACAGCGACTGTGGCCCAAAGCTTCGAGGCCATGAATTGCTTCAAAAGGCGTTTTGGACAGGATGTGGAGAAACAGGACCAAAAGCTGTCAAAACCAAGATGGGATACCCCCAAAAACAAG GTGCCCACAGACCGGACCATGGTGGTGGGTGGCAGGCAAGGTGGGGGCGGTAAAGGTTCCAACCGTTCAGGACGTACCCTGAGGAAACGGCGCCAGCGCTATGTGGAGAAGGACGGCAAGTGTAACGTGCATCATGGCAACGTGCGCGAGAAATACCGCTACATGACAGACATCTTCACTACCCTGGTGGACCTGAAGTGGCGCTTTAACCTGCTGGTGTTCACCCTGGTCTACACAACCACCTGGGTGTTCTTCGGTCTCATCTGGTGGCTCATCGCCTACATCCGCGGAGACCTGGACCACACCGACGATGGAGACTGGATCCCCTGCGTCAACAACCTCAACGGCTTCGTCTCCGCCTTTCTCTTCTCCATCGAGACGGAGACCACCATTGGCTACGGCTACCGGGTCATCACTGATAAATGCCCAGAGGGAATTCTCCTGCTTTTAGTCCAGGCCATCCTGGGCTCCATCGTCAATGCCTTCATGGTGGGATGCATGTTCGTCAAGATCTCCCAGCCAAAGAAGCGAGCCGAGACGCTCATGTTCTCCCACAAGGCGGTGATCTCTGTGAGGGACAGCAAGCTGTGTCTGATGTTCAGGGTCGGAGACCTGAGGAACTCACACATCGTGGAGGCCTCCATCCGAGCCAAGCTGATCCGCTCCAAGCAGACCAAGGAAGGGGAGTTTATCCCTCTCAATCAGACGGATATCAATGTGGGCTTCGATACGGGGGACGACAGGCTCTTCCTGGTGTCGCCACTCATCATCTGTCACGAGTTCAACGAGGGCAGTCCCTTCTGGGAGATCTCACAggaacagctggagagagaggagtttgAGGTAGTGGTCATCCTGGAGGGCATGGTGGAAGCCACAG gaATGACATGCCAGGCGCGCAGCTCCTACCTAGACTCAGAGGTCATGTGGGGGGAGCGCTTCACCCCTGTGCTCTCCCTAGAGGAGGGCTTCTACGAGGTGGACTATGAATCCTTTCACCACACCTACCCTACCCCGACCCCCACCTGCTCTGCCCAAGAGCTGGCAAAGAAGGGAGAAGCCATCCCCttacctccccagtccccacctcCAGTCCTGGAGCTACCCCCACCACGTCCAGAgaaggaggaagacagaggggaggaagaggttGGGGCGGAGGAGCtaggggatggagagggggataaCGTTAGCAATGGAGATGCCAACAGGATGGATGATGGGCATGAATGA
- the LOC139573469 gene encoding G protein-activated inward rectifier potassium channel 4-like isoform X2, whose amino-acid sequence MNCFKRRFGQDVEKQDQKLSKPRWDTPKNKVPTDRTMVVGGRQGGGGKGSNRSGRTLRKRRQRYVEKDGKCNVHHGNVREKYRYMTDIFTTLVDLKWRFNLLVFTLVYTTTWVFFGLIWWLIAYIRGDLDHTDDGDWIPCVNNLNGFVSAFLFSIETETTIGYGYRVITDKCPEGILLLLVQAILGSIVNAFMVGCMFVKISQPKKRAETLMFSHKAVISVRDSKLCLMFRVGDLRNSHIVEASIRAKLIRSKQTKEGEFIPLNQTDINVGFDTGDDRLFLVSPLIICHEFNEGSPFWEISQEQLEREEFEVVVILEGMVEATGMTCQARSSYLDSEVMWGERFTPVLSLEEGFYEVDYESFHHTYPTPTPTCSAQELAKKGEAIPLPPQSPPPVLELPPPRPEKEEDRGEEEVGAEELGDGEGDNVSNGDANRMDDGHE is encoded by the exons ATGAATTGCTTCAAAAGGCGTTTTGGACAGGATGTGGAGAAACAGGACCAAAAGCTGTCAAAACCAAGATGGGATACCCCCAAAAACAAG GTGCCCACAGACCGGACCATGGTGGTGGGTGGCAGGCAAGGTGGGGGCGGTAAAGGTTCCAACCGTTCAGGACGTACCCTGAGGAAACGGCGCCAGCGCTATGTGGAGAAGGACGGCAAGTGTAACGTGCATCATGGCAACGTGCGCGAGAAATACCGCTACATGACAGACATCTTCACTACCCTGGTGGACCTGAAGTGGCGCTTTAACCTGCTGGTGTTCACCCTGGTCTACACAACCACCTGGGTGTTCTTCGGTCTCATCTGGTGGCTCATCGCCTACATCCGCGGAGACCTGGACCACACCGACGATGGAGACTGGATCCCCTGCGTCAACAACCTCAACGGCTTCGTCTCCGCCTTTCTCTTCTCCATCGAGACGGAGACCACCATTGGCTACGGCTACCGGGTCATCACTGATAAATGCCCAGAGGGAATTCTCCTGCTTTTAGTCCAGGCCATCCTGGGCTCCATCGTCAATGCCTTCATGGTGGGATGCATGTTCGTCAAGATCTCCCAGCCAAAGAAGCGAGCCGAGACGCTCATGTTCTCCCACAAGGCGGTGATCTCTGTGAGGGACAGCAAGCTGTGTCTGATGTTCAGGGTCGGAGACCTGAGGAACTCACACATCGTGGAGGCCTCCATCCGAGCCAAGCTGATCCGCTCCAAGCAGACCAAGGAAGGGGAGTTTATCCCTCTCAATCAGACGGATATCAATGTGGGCTTCGATACGGGGGACGACAGGCTCTTCCTGGTGTCGCCACTCATCATCTGTCACGAGTTCAACGAGGGCAGTCCCTTCTGGGAGATCTCACAggaacagctggagagagaggagtttgAGGTAGTGGTCATCCTGGAGGGCATGGTGGAAGCCACAG gaATGACATGCCAGGCGCGCAGCTCCTACCTAGACTCAGAGGTCATGTGGGGGGAGCGCTTCACCCCTGTGCTCTCCCTAGAGGAGGGCTTCTACGAGGTGGACTATGAATCCTTTCACCACACCTACCCTACCCCGACCCCCACCTGCTCTGCCCAAGAGCTGGCAAAGAAGGGAGAAGCCATCCCCttacctccccagtccccacctcCAGTCCTGGAGCTACCCCCACCACGTCCAGAgaaggaggaagacagaggggaggaagaggttGGGGCGGAGGAGCtaggggatggagagggggataaCGTTAGCAATGGAGATGCCAACAGGATGGATGATGGGCATGAATGA